The following coding sequences are from one Thermocrinis jamiesonii window:
- a CDS encoding Hsp33 family molecular chaperone HslO translates to MFFKELNSETKDDLKNYFEDRDYAIIAVPKEDPVRVYVIKADRTVETARRIHRLDPYSTVRLGEWLLSALILTSLLKHASPQKVLLKFVDKEESIVAEADGKGRVRGFISFVPQKVEQAVITVVKELRMGTPYTSIVPAVGKDIKENLLYYFQQSEQIRTAVDMAVLLNEDGSVKHAGAYMVQTMGGTSPKVEKLLQERIKSLPPHSHILSLEKRPEDVVEDILFDMEPRIVGLKEVEYYCPCNEEIAKTALHLLSKEEVEEILSEGPAEVVCNFCGRVYRFDKNSIFS, encoded by the coding sequence ATGTTCTTTAAAGAGCTTAACTCAGAAACGAAGGACGATCTGAAGAATTACTTTGAAGATAGAGATTATGCAATTATTGCAGTGCCTAAAGAAGACCCGGTAAGGGTTTATGTAATAAAGGCAGACAGGACCGTAGAAACTGCCAGAAGAATACACAGACTTGATCCTTATTCTACTGTCCGTTTGGGAGAATGGCTCCTGTCTGCCCTAATACTTACTTCTTTGCTAAAGCACGCCAGTCCTCAGAAGGTTCTTCTGAAGTTTGTTGACAAAGAAGAAAGCATTGTCGCTGAAGCTGATGGAAAAGGAAGGGTTAGAGGTTTTATAAGTTTTGTTCCCCAAAAGGTGGAGCAGGCGGTTATTACAGTTGTAAAAGAGCTAAGAATGGGCACGCCTTACACTAGTATAGTTCCCGCTGTTGGCAAGGACATTAAGGAAAACTTGCTTTATTATTTTCAGCAGTCTGAGCAGATCAGGACCGCTGTGGATATGGCGGTGTTGTTAAACGAAGATGGTTCTGTAAAGCATGCGGGAGCTTACATGGTTCAGACCATGGGCGGTACATCTCCAAAAGTAGAAAAACTTCTCCAAGAGAGAATAAAGAGTCTCCCTCCGCATTCTCACATTCTCTCCTTGGAAAAAAGACCAGAAGACGTGGTGGAAGACATTCTTTTTGACATGGAGCCTAGGATAGTGGGCTTAAAGGAGGTTGAATACTACTGCCCTTGCAATGAAGAGATAGCGAAGACTGCTTTGCACCTTTTGAGTAAGGAAGAGGTGGAGGAAATTCTGTCGGAAGGTCCTGCGGAAGTGGTTTGTAACTTTTGCGGAAGAGTTTATAGATTCGATAAAAACTCAATCTTTTCATAA
- the rplN gene encoding 50S ribosomal protein L14, protein MIQRQTYCNVADNSGAKKVQVIGIPYAPRKYATLGDVVTVTVKDAAPNSPAKKGNIYRAVVVRTKKEVRRPDGSYIKFDDNAVVLLNQYGEPLGTRILGPIAREVRNRGFTKLASLAPEVV, encoded by the coding sequence ATGATACAGAGGCAAACTTATTGCAATGTAGCTGATAACTCGGGAGCAAAAAAAGTTCAGGTTATAGGTATACCCTATGCTCCGAGGAAGTATGCAACCCTTGGGGATGTGGTTACCGTTACGGTAAAGGACGCCGCACCAAACAGCCCTGCCAAAAAGGGGAACATATACAGGGCGGTGGTGGTTAGGACCAAGAAAGAGGTAAGAAGACCGGATGGCAGTTATATCAAGTTTGACGACAACGCGGTGGTTCTTCTCAATCAATATGGAGAACCTTTGGGCACAAGAATCCTTGGTCCCATTGCCCGTGAGGTAAGAAATCGCGGATTTACTAAGCTCGCATCCCTCGCACCGGAGGTAGTCTGA
- the dnaK gene encoding molecular chaperone DnaK: MAEKVIGIDLGTTNSVVAVMIGDEPVVIQNQEGSRLTPSVVSWTKEKEILVGEPAKRRAILDPENTIYESKRFIGRKFEEVKDEAKRVSYKVVPDEKGDASFEIPNLGRTVRPEEVGAQILKKLKEAAEAYLGEKITKAVITVPAYFNERQRQATKDAGKIAGLEVLRILNEPTAAALAYGLDKKSDVRILVYDFGGGTFDVSILEGGEGVIEVKATAGDTHLGGANIDERIMDWLIEEFKKETGIDLRKDKTALQRLKDASEQAKKELSFKLETEINLPFITIDPSTNQPLHLQKKLTRARLEEMIKDLVDRTIEIVKKALEDAKLRPQDIDDVVLVGGSTRIPLVQQRIREFFGKEPHKGVHPDEVVAVGAAIQAGILSGQVKEILLVDVTPLSLGVETYGGVMTVLIPRNTPIPYRKCEIFTTASDYQTEVEIHVLQGERPLAKDNKSLGKFYLTGIPPAPRGVPKIEVCFDIDVDGILHVTAKDLGTGKEQSIRIQPSSGLTQEDIERIIKEAQMHEEEDRKKKELIDAKNQLDMYIYNLEKVLKENRDKIPADLVSEVERAIQEGKNVFASSQDIQEVRRTTEKILEVSGKLGSYIYQSAEKKSGGEGGDVIEGKTL, translated from the coding sequence ATGGCAGAGAAGGTAATAGGAATTGATTTAGGAACTACAAACTCGGTAGTTGCAGTTATGATAGGTGATGAGCCGGTGGTAATACAAAATCAAGAGGGTTCTAGGCTGACACCCTCTGTGGTATCTTGGACAAAGGAAAAGGAAATTTTGGTAGGTGAGCCTGCCAAAAGGCGTGCCATACTGGACCCAGAGAATACAATTTACGAGTCTAAAAGGTTCATAGGTAGAAAGTTCGAAGAGGTAAAGGATGAAGCTAAAAGGGTGTCTTACAAAGTAGTACCCGATGAAAAAGGGGACGCAAGTTTTGAAATCCCCAACTTAGGAAGAACGGTAAGGCCAGAAGAAGTAGGAGCCCAAATTCTAAAAAAGCTAAAAGAAGCAGCCGAAGCCTACTTGGGAGAAAAGATAACAAAGGCAGTAATAACTGTGCCGGCGTATTTTAACGAAAGACAAAGGCAAGCAACGAAGGATGCGGGAAAGATAGCGGGGCTTGAAGTTTTAAGGATCTTAAACGAACCTACAGCAGCAGCCTTAGCCTATGGACTAGACAAAAAAAGCGATGTGAGGATCCTCGTCTATGACTTTGGAGGTGGAACCTTTGACGTGTCCATCTTAGAAGGTGGAGAAGGGGTGATAGAGGTAAAGGCTACTGCAGGAGACACCCACCTTGGAGGTGCCAACATAGACGAGAGGATAATGGACTGGCTCATAGAGGAGTTCAAAAAAGAAACAGGTATAGACCTGAGGAAGGATAAGACAGCCCTGCAGAGGCTAAAGGACGCTTCCGAGCAAGCCAAAAAGGAACTATCCTTCAAGCTTGAAACAGAAATAAACCTACCCTTTATAACCATAGACCCATCCACCAATCAACCACTGCACCTACAGAAAAAGCTTACCAGGGCAAGGCTGGAAGAGATGATAAAAGACTTAGTAGATAGAACTATAGAGATCGTCAAAAAGGCTTTGGAAGATGCCAAGCTCAGACCTCAAGATATAGATGACGTAGTCTTGGTAGGTGGTTCTACCAGAATTCCTTTAGTTCAGCAGAGAATAAGGGAATTCTTTGGTAAGGAACCCCACAAAGGAGTCCATCCGGACGAGGTAGTCGCAGTAGGTGCGGCTATACAAGCAGGTATCCTCTCTGGACAGGTAAAAGAAATCCTTCTGGTGGATGTCACTCCTCTTTCCTTAGGTGTGGAAACCTACGGTGGTGTTATGACTGTTCTAATCCCCCGCAACACTCCAATACCTTACAGAAAGTGCGAGATCTTTACCACCGCCAGCGACTATCAAACGGAGGTAGAGATTCACGTTCTACAGGGAGAAAGACCCCTTGCCAAAGACAACAAATCCTTAGGTAAATTTTATCTTACGGGCATACCGCCTGCACCCAGAGGAGTGCCAAAGATAGAGGTTTGCTTTGACATAGACGTGGATGGCATACTGCACGTAACCGCCAAAGACTTAGGAACCGGTAAGGAACAGTCCATAAGGATTCAACCCTCTTCTGGACTCACCCAGGAGGACATAGAGAGGATAATAAAAGAAGCTCAAATGCACGAAGAAGAAGACAGAAAGAAAAAGGAGCTTATAGATGCCAAAAATCAGTTAGACATGTACATATACAACTTGGAGAAAGTGCTCAAAGAAAATAGAGACAAAATACCTGCTGATTTAGTTTCAGAAGTTGAACGTGCTATCCAAGAAGGTAAGAATGTCTTTGCTTCTTCTCAGGACATTCAGGAGGTACGTAGGACAACAGAGAAGATCTTGGAGGTTTCTGGAAAGCTCGGAAGCTATATTTATCAATCTGCTGAAAAGAAAAGTGGTGGAGAAGGTGGAGATGTAATAGAGGGCAAGACGCTGTAA
- the rplX gene encoding 50S ribosomal protein L24, whose protein sequence is MASKIKKGDTVVVLRGKEKGKTGEVIKVLREKNRVVVKGVNFVKKHVKEIPNVRKGGIYEVEAPIHISNVMLVCPKCGKPTRVGFRIVQEGDVFRKYRYCKKCNENIDLVTEKVKKREG, encoded by the coding sequence ATGGCGTCTAAGATAAAGAAAGGTGATACAGTGGTAGTGTTAAGAGGTAAAGAAAAGGGTAAAACTGGAGAAGTTATAAAAGTTTTGAGGGAAAAAAATAGGGTGGTTGTGAAAGGTGTAAATTTTGTTAAGAAGCACGTAAAGGAAATACCAAATGTTAGAAAGGGTGGAATATACGAGGTTGAAGCGCCTATACACATAAGCAACGTCATGCTTGTGTGTCCAAAGTGTGGAAAACCAACAAGAGTAGGTTTTAGGATCGTACAAGAAGGTGATGTCTTTAGAAAATACAGGTACTGCAAAAAATGTAACGAAAATATAGATTTGGTTACAGAGAAAGTTAAAAAAAGAGAGGGTTAA
- the rplE gene encoding 50S ribosomal protein L5 gives MSVETKYVPRLYEKYKNEVVPKLIAKFGYKNPMEVPRLVKIVVNMGVGEAVKDIKFLERAMEDLRAITGQQPAIRRAKKSEAGFKLRKGMPIGLKVTLRKERMWDFLDKLISVALPRVKDFKGLNPRSFDGRGNYAFGIAEQIVFPEIDYEKVDAIRGMDVIIHTTAETDEEALWLLALLGLPIRSF, from the coding sequence ATGAGCGTAGAAACTAAGTATGTCCCAAGATTGTACGAAAAGTATAAAAACGAGGTTGTTCCTAAGCTTATTGCTAAGTTTGGCTACAAAAATCCCATGGAAGTGCCAAGATTGGTAAAGATCGTGGTTAACATGGGTGTGGGTGAGGCGGTTAAAGACATAAAATTTTTGGAAAGAGCTATGGAAGACCTGAGGGCTATCACAGGGCAACAGCCTGCAATCAGAAGGGCTAAAAAATCCGAGGCTGGTTTTAAACTTAGGAAGGGAATGCCAATTGGTCTAAAGGTTACCCTCAGAAAGGAGAGGATGTGGGACTTTTTGGACAAACTCATCTCTGTTGCTTTACCGCGAGTTAAGGACTTTAAGGGTTTGAATCCAAGGTCCTTTGATGGCAGAGGAAACTACGCCTTTGGTATAGCAGAGCAGATAGTCTTTCCGGAAATAGACTACGAAAAAGTGGATGCCATAAGGGGTATGGATGTGATAATTCATACCACTGCAGAGACAGATGAGGAAGCCCTATGGCTTTTAGCTTTGCTTGGGTTACCAATAAGAAGCTTTTAG